The following DNA comes from Castor canadensis chromosome 15, mCasCan1.hap1v2, whole genome shotgun sequence.
ATTCATTTTAATTGTTAGGTTTTATCTCCTTTCCCTATCTTGGGCTTCCCAGAACATGTTCACTATGTGAACACCTTGTTGCTTCACTATTGCTTAATATCCATCAAGGAAAATGTACTGCATCATCAATCATTGAAAGCTTCCTGACAAGAACCCCTTCTCAGTCAGTACATTACTGAACCTTTTTTGATTCATATCTAACATGTACTTACCACTTTGCAAATTACAGTCAAAGTTACATTGTCAAAATGCAGATTTGCTTATTCCACCCTCCAAAAAATTAGCTCttcttgctgggtgccagtggctcacgcctataatccatgctacttaggaggcagagatcaggaggatcaaagtcccaGCCAGAccaaacaaatagttcatgagaccctatcttgaaaaaactcaatccagaaaagggctgatggagtagctcaaggtgtaggtcctgagttcaagccccagtactgcaaaaaaaaaaaaaaaaaaaagtcttctcaaTAGAATGTAGTCTTTTAAAGCAGTTTTGCATGTGTTATGTTTAGTCATCACAGTAGTCTAGTGAGTCATAATCTAGATGTTAGCTCCATAATTATTAAGTGAGGTGTATGTGATCACACAGTAGAGTTCACTATGTATAGGCTGGAACCTTGGTATTATTTTGCCTTCAAGGAACCCTAGaggaagactggaggtgtggctcaagagtgaAGCCTTGAATTCGAACCCCAGtctcatgaaaaagaaaaaaaaaaccccagaggaaccaggtgtggtagcactcccagcactggggatgctgaggcaggaggatctgtaCTTGCAGCCataagaagatttaaaaaaaaaaaaaaaagtgtgttctGAGTTTTGTTAATGGTCACATTGGGGCCTTTTTAGTGTATGGTCCTTTCTCACATGCTACAAAAGGTCTGGTCTGTTCAAACGATGTCATGTTAGTGCCCTTTTGCCATTCTGAATAGCACTTCAGAATGCTTATTGCCTAGTATCTTGATTCATTTTCATTCTCACTGgcacttagatttttttctttgggaaAGCAGAATTGGATAGTGACTTTTAAGTGTAGATAGATGATCTGGATTCCTATCTTAGTTCTGTCACACACTAGGTGTGTGTGTATCATATGTGAGTAAGTGGTCTAATCTGTATGCCTCTTGCAAAACAGGACTTAGTATCTATATCATAGTTGTCATGTTGATTGAATCAGACACCTGCATGTGTGCAGGGTGTCCAGTCCATAGTAAAAACTTAAGGTGGTTCTCTCTTACTCTAGAGACAACtggctttcagtctattgaagtgtattcctttcctaataaactttactgtcattttcacttaaaaaaaaaaaactatgctaACTAAGATACCAAGTGTTTTGCACAAATGTGGACAACAGAAGCTTGTGTCTTGGCTGAGAGGACTGCAATGTGGTGCAGCCACAGTGAAGATGGCAGTTTTTGTAAAACAATGTAGTCTAGCCATCACACTCCTAGGCAtttacctgagttcaaaacttatgTCCATATGAAACCTGCTGcttggtgcacatctgtaatccagctactaagagtcagaggcaggaggatcagttaTGAGATAGGCCCCAGggaaagttagtgtgagacctgGCCTGAGAAGCAAACTAAAAAgcagctggaggtgtgactccagcatttgcctagcaaaccaaggtcctgaattcaagccccagtatccctaaactaaaatgcaaaaaaaaaaaaaggcagtggctcaagtggcagagcacctgcctagcaatcgggAGGCCctggtactaccaaaaacaacatagtaaaaattcaaAACGCATTAGCTGCTACTTACACTTGCAAGTTCAGTGAGTTGACCAGCTTCACGCTCCCAGTGTGTTTTGTGCTCTTGGGAGCTGGGGTTCTGTCATTCTGTATGGCTGCTACTACCTGCCCCATACTTTTCCCTGGAGATCCAAAATGAAGattaaggactggaggtgtggctcaagtggtcaagtgcctgctttgtaagcacaaagtcctgagttcaaagcgcagatcaacaacaacaaaaaacattaacATGCCAGTAAAGAAACCTGTTTAGCTAGgcatgcatacctgtaatctcagcacttgggaggcaggaggatcctaaatttcaggccagcctggggctaaATAGCAGGAACCtgactccaaaaaagaaaacctgtttgGTATTTTAATCAGGTCTTCACTAAGTTTGTGCACAGTTATTAAAACCTATTAATTTCACACTTCAGTGAGTAAACACTTGAGTAACAACTTTCCACTAAATCTGTATATACATTTGAAAGATCTACCCAAAAGCTGTAGTTTTAGCCCCCCTATCCCCTAAATCTATCCTCAAAATGACCCAGTGTAAATGAAACCAGTTGTCCTCAGGTAAAAATGTCTCATTCTAACCCATTCTTTTAGAGTACTCCAAACTTGCCACCAGGTGGTGCTGTTGTATAGATGAAAGTATTATCTAAGCATTggaatagttttatttataagCAAAAGGTGGTTGAAGCTCAACTGTTGGTAACCTTCAACAACCTTAATAAGTACAGAATCAGTAAGAAAACTTAGCACTATGGCATTATTAGGGAAACAAGGTGACGTGCCTTAGCACCTAGAAAAGGGCTTATCAAACAATGATATTTACTGTCATTTTGTTACTATCATTGttatcctaatttttttcttttttttttttctagttttattttcagttgctttttaaagaaggaaagctCATGGTGCAAATTGTAATTTCAAGGTGAGtacattttgagatttttatttagcTTGAATGACGAGGGCTATATAGATTGCACATTTTTCTGGAAGAATCAGGGTCCTCAGGTGCATCTTACAAGAATATTTGCATTGAGATCTCTAGTTCAGTGCCCAGCACTGCCCAATTTCCCAAGAACTTGTGCTCAACAAAGAGTTTCTTTGGGCCTTTAATGGTGGTGTAGGACACTATTCTTCATCGCCCCTCAAAAATATTGTAACCGCCAGCCCTTTGCTTGCAGTGcgggggctggaggcctggcagaATGGGTGCTGATGGAGCTACAGGGGGAGATCGAGGCTCGCTACAGCACCGGATTAGCTGGAAACCTCCTGGGAGACCTACATTACACCACTGAGGTGAGGGggcttttctttctcagcctaATGCCTCAGAAAAGCAAGCTACACCAAGGTGGTGCTCCCAGGACCCAGAGTGAGGACTGTTCTCAGGTTTGTTATTCAAGGTCTAGCTAATCTGCAGAGCTATCTGCTTGCTCTCCCCCCACCTCTGCAGTGGCAGGGAAATTTAGTTTTGGGGAATCTGGAAAGGTCACATTTTGAAAGCAGAAATTCTTTTACATGGGGCTAGAGAGAATAAAAAGGGCCCAAGGGTGGTTTGTCCAGTGTGACTCTTCAACAGTGGTAAAGCCATACCAGGGAGTAAAGGTGTCAGCATTGCCTGCCAAGAACAGCTTTAAAAGGTACCTGAATGGAATGGCCTTGCCCTGAACCTCAGGCATCTCCTTCTTGTTCTATCAAAGGGAATCCCCGTGCTGATCGTGGGGCATCATATCCTGTATGGGAAAATCATCCACCTGGAGAAACCTTTTGCTGTCCTTGTCAGACACGCTCCTGGGGAGCAGGACTGTGATGAGCTTGGCCGAGAGACTGGCACCCAGTACC
Coding sequences within:
- the Chtf8 gene encoding chromosome transmission fidelity protein 8 homolog, producing MVQIVISSAGAGGLAEWVLMELQGEIEARYSTGLAGNLLGDLHYTTEGIPVLIVGHHILYGKIIHLEKPFAVLVRHAPGEQDCDELGRETGTQYLVTALIKSKILFKTRPKPIITNVPKKV